One region of Balaenoptera ricei isolate mBalRic1 chromosome 5, mBalRic1.hap2, whole genome shotgun sequence genomic DNA includes:
- the LOC132366669 gene encoding LOW QUALITY PROTEIN: transcriptional enhancer factor TEF-1-like (The sequence of the model RefSeq protein was modified relative to this genomic sequence to represent the inferred CDS: substituted 2 bases at 2 genomic stop codons): protein MERMSDSAGKPIDNDAEGVWSPDIEQSFQEALAIYPPCGRRKIILSDEGKMYDRNELIARYIRLRTGKTRTRKQVSSHIYVLARKKVXEIQAAVKVSSHIQVLARRKSCDFHSKLKDQTAKDKALQHVAAMSSAQIESATAIHSQLGLPGFPRPTFPGAPGFWPGMIQTGQPGSSQDVKPFVQQAYPIQPAVTAPIPGFEPASAPAPSVPAWQGRSIGTTKLRLVEFSAFLERRRDPDWYNKHLFVHTGHANHYYSDPLLESVDIRQIYDEFPEKKAGLKELFGKGPQNAFFLIKFWADLNCSIQDDVGAFYGVTSQYESSENMTVTCSTKVCSFGKQAVEKVETEYARFENGRLVYXINRSPACEYMINFIHKLKHLPEKYMMNSVLENFTVLLVVTNRDTQETLLCMACVFEVSNSEHGAQHHIYRLVKD from the coding sequence ATGGAAAGGATGAGTGACTCTGCAGGTAAGCCCATTGACAATGATGCAGAAGGGGTCTGGAGCCCCGACATCGAGCAGAGCTTTCAGGAAGCCTTGGCTATCTATCCACCATGTGGGAGGAGGAAAATCATCTTATCAGATGAAGGCAAGATGTATGATAGGAATGAATTGATAGCCAGATACATCAGACTCAGGACCGGGAAGACGAGGACCAGAAAACAGGTGTCTAGTCATATATACGTCTTAGCAAGAAAGAAAGTTTGAGAAATTCAAGCTGCCGTTAAGGTGTCTAGTCACATTCAGGTTCTTGCGAGAAGGAAATCTTGTGATTTTCATTCTAAGCTAAAGGATCAGACTGCAAAGGATAAGGCCCTGCAGCACGTGGCCGCCATGTCGTCAGCCCAGATCGAATCAGCCACTGCCATTCACAGCCAGCTGGGGCTGCCAGGGTTCCCACGGCCCACCTTCCCAGGGGCGCCGGGGTTCTGGCCGGGAATGATACAGACAGGACAGCCTGGATCCTCACAAGACGTCAAGCCCTTCGTGCAGCAGGCCTACCCCATCCAGCCAGCGGTCACAGCCCCCATTCCAGGGTTTGAACCTGCGTCAGCCCCAGCTCCCTCGGTCCCGGCCTGGCAGGGCCGCTCCATTGGCACAACCAAACTCCGCCTGGTGGAGTTCTCAGCTTTCCTCGAACGGCGGCGAGACCCAGACTGGTACAACAAACACCTCTTCGTGCACACTGGGCATGCCAACCATTATTACAGTGACCCATTGCTCGAATCAGTGGACATTCGTCAGATTTATGACGAATTTCCTGAAAAGAAAGCTGGCTTAAAGGAATTGTTTGGAAAAGGCCCTCAAAATGCCTTCTTCCTCATAAAATTCTGGGCTGATTTAAACTGCAGTATTCAAGATGATGTCGGGGCTTTTTATGGCGTGACCAGTCAGTATGAGAGTTCTGAGAATATGACAGTCACCTGTTCCACCAAAGTTTGCTCCTTTGGGAAGCAAGCAGTAGAAAAAGTAGAGACGGAATATGCAAGGTTTGAGAATGGCCGATTGGTATACTGAATAAACCGGTCCCCGGCGTGTGAATATATGATCAATTTCATTCACAAGCTCAAACACTTACCAGAGAAATATATGATGAACAGTGTTTTGGAAAACTTCACAGTTTTATTGGTGGTAACAAACAGGGATACACAAGAAACTCTCCTGTGCATGGCCTGTGTATTTGAAGTTTCAAATAGTGAACATGGAGCACAGCATCATATTTACAGGCTTGTAAAGGACTAA